A region of Modestobacter marinus DNA encodes the following proteins:
- a CDS encoding sulfite exporter TauE/SafE family protein: MTDVFPGGLLPEGLTPGVLVLVLVAALAAGWVDAVVGGGGLLQLPALLLVPGMSPVQALATNKLASIAGTTTSAVTYYRRVHPDLRTALPMAGVALACSFAGASVAAALPASVFKPVIVVALVAIAVFTVLRPSLGEVTALRHSGRRHHGVAAATGAGIGFYDGVLGPGTGSFLVFAMVSLLGYDFLNASAKAKIVNVATNLGALLFFVPYGAVFWGLGLLLGVANTCGAYLGARTATARGSRFIRVVFLLVVTALIGRLGWDVWTENLRPLLE; encoded by the coding sequence ATGACGGACGTGTTCCCGGGCGGCCTGCTCCCCGAGGGGCTCACCCCTGGGGTGCTCGTGCTGGTGCTGGTCGCCGCACTGGCCGCCGGGTGGGTCGACGCCGTCGTCGGCGGCGGTGGCCTCCTGCAGCTGCCCGCGTTGCTGCTGGTCCCGGGGATGAGCCCGGTGCAGGCCCTCGCGACCAACAAGCTGGCCTCGATCGCCGGCACCACGACCAGCGCCGTCACCTACTACCGGCGCGTGCACCCCGACCTGCGGACCGCCCTCCCGATGGCCGGGGTCGCTCTGGCTTGCAGCTTCGCGGGGGCGTCGGTGGCCGCGGCGCTCCCGGCCAGCGTGTTCAAGCCGGTCATCGTCGTCGCGCTCGTCGCGATCGCCGTCTTCACCGTGCTGCGTCCCTCCCTCGGGGAGGTGACCGCGTTGCGCCACAGCGGGCGTCGTCACCACGGCGTGGCCGCGGCGACGGGCGCGGGGATCGGCTTCTACGACGGCGTCCTCGGGCCGGGCACCGGGTCGTTCCTCGTGTTCGCCATGGTGTCGCTGCTGGGGTACGACTTCCTCAACGCCAGCGCCAAGGCCAAGATCGTCAACGTCGCCACCAACCTGGGGGCGCTGCTCTTCTTCGTGCCCTACGGCGCGGTCTTCTGGGGGCTGGGGCTCCTCCTCGGCGTGGCCAACACGTGCGGCGCCTACCTGGGTGCCCGGACGGCGACCGCGCGGGGCAGCCGCTTCATCCGGGTCGTCTTCCTGCTCGTCGTGACCGCGCTGATCGGCCGGCTCGGCTGGGACGTCTGGACGGAGAACCTGCGGCCTCTCCTCGAGTGA